From the genome of Candidatus Methylomirabilota bacterium, one region includes:
- a CDS encoding BMP family ABC transporter substrate-binding protein — MTREGLRGLSRVAATWVALIALSSALLVPGDTAAQAKPKVAFVYTGPVGDAGWTFQHDVARKHLEQALGADTTFVESMPETADAVRVMEQLIQKGYKILFMTSFGYQKLSLEVAKKHPDVHIVGTGPGIGLAPNVKTMYGRIWEPRYLTGLIAGKMTKSNIVGFVAAHPTPGVLPGVNAFALGVWAANPQAKVKVVWTRTWYDPPKEKAAAKALIDAGADVIGQHQDSPAPVQAAAEAGKYAIGNNSNMAPFGPKAFLTGPVYDWRPLDEANVKAILAGQFKSEDYYGGLSDGLLSLAPLHEAIPDSVKKLVEQARQDIISGKLQIFKGPIKDQEGNLRVPAGEVMSLKDITSTRFLVQGIDGPSPTAK, encoded by the coding sequence ATGACTCGTGAAGGTCTTCGAGGACTCAGCCGTGTCGCGGCGACGTGGGTCGCGCTCATCGCGCTGTCGTCGGCGCTTCTGGTGCCGGGCGACACCGCGGCCCAGGCCAAGCCCAAGGTGGCGTTCGTCTACACGGGACCGGTCGGCGACGCCGGCTGGACGTTCCAGCACGACGTCGCCCGCAAGCACCTGGAGCAAGCGCTCGGCGCGGACACCACCTTCGTGGAGAGCATGCCCGAGACCGCCGACGCCGTGCGCGTCATGGAGCAGCTCATCCAGAAGGGCTACAAGATCCTGTTCATGACCTCGTTCGGCTACCAGAAGCTGAGCCTCGAGGTCGCCAAGAAGCACCCCGACGTGCACATCGTCGGCACGGGCCCGGGCATCGGCCTGGCGCCGAACGTCAAGACCATGTACGGGCGCATCTGGGAGCCGCGGTACCTCACCGGGCTCATCGCCGGCAAGATGACGAAGTCGAACATCGTGGGCTTCGTCGCCGCCCATCCGACGCCCGGCGTGCTGCCCGGCGTCAACGCCTTCGCGCTCGGCGTGTGGGCGGCGAACCCGCAGGCGAAGGTCAAGGTCGTGTGGACGCGCACCTGGTACGACCCGCCCAAGGAGAAGGCCGCGGCCAAGGCGCTGATCGACGCGGGCGCCGACGTCATCGGCCAGCATCAGGACTCGCCGGCGCCGGTCCAGGCGGCGGCGGAGGCCGGAAAGTACGCCATCGGCAACAACTCCAACATGGCGCCGTTCGGGCCCAAGGCATTCCTGACCGGTCCCGTCTACGACTGGCGGCCGCTCGACGAGGCGAACGTCAAGGCGATCCTCGCCGGTCAGTTCAAGTCCGAGGACTACTACGGCGGCCTCTCCGACGGGCTGCTCTCGCTGGCGCCGCTCCACGAGGCGATCCCCGACTCGGTCAAGAAGCTGGTCGAGCAGGCTCGGCAGGACATCATCAGCGGCAAGCTCCAGATCTTCAAAGGGCCGATCAAGGACCAGGAGGGCAACCTGCGCGTCCCCGCCGGCGAGGTGATGAGCCTGAAGGACATCACCAGCACCCGCTTCCTCGTCCAGGGAATCGACGGACCGTCGCCGACCGCGAAATGA